The DNA region CAACCTCGTCGCCCAAAGCTGGGGCGTCGCGAATCTCAAAGCCGGCGACGTCATCCTCCTCACCGAGATGGAGCACCACTCCAATCTCGTCCCGTGGCAGCTCGTCGCCCAGCGCACCGGCGCCACCATCCGCTACGTCCCCGTCGTCGGTGAAAACGCCGAGCTCGGTCTCGACCTCGACGCACTCGACAAACTCCTCACGCCCGAGGTGAAGCTCTTCGCGTTCACCCACATTTCGAATACACTCGGCGTCATCAATCCCGTCGCCGACCTCTGCGCCCGCGCGAAGAAAGTCGGTGCCATCACCGTCATCGACGCCGCCCAATCCTCCGGCCACGAGCCGCTCGACGTCCAGGCCATCGGCTGCGACTTCCTCGCGTTCTCCGGCCACAAGATGGCCGCGCCCACCGGCATCGGCGTCCTCTGGGGCCGCCGCGAACTCCTCGACGCCATGCCTCCCTGGCAAGGCGGCGGCGGCATGATCTCCGTCGTCGAATTTTCAGGCAGCAAATGGAAGCCCTCGCCCGAACGCTTCGAAGCCGGCACGCCCAACGTCGCCGACGCCATCGGCCTCCACGCCGCCATGGATTACCTCGATAATCTCGGCCGCGAAAAAATCGCCGCCCACGACGACGGCCTCGCCGAAAAAGCCTACGCCGCCCTCAGCGAACTCCCCGGCATCCGCATCCTCGGCCCCAAGGGGAAACGCGGCGGCCTCGTCAGCTTCGCGCTCAAAGACGCACACGCCCACGACGTCGTCACCTTCGCCGATCAAGACGGCATCGCGCTTCGTGGCGGTCACCACTGCAACCAGCCGCTCATGAAAAAACTCGGCCTCCCGAGCACCGTCCGCGCGAGCTTCTACGTGTACAACACGCCGTCTGACATCGACGCCCTCGTCACCTCGATGCGGCGCATCGTCAAATTCTTCAGCTGACCGGTGCGCGGCTCCGCTTCCGAGGTAGGGCGGGTTAGCCTTAACCCCGCCCGTTCGATTCGCGATCACCCCTCACCCAGGAAATCTCCCACGCGTCCATCCGCTGTCCGCATTCGCGTCCATTGGCGTCCATTCGCGGTTAAAAAAACACCCCTTACACCGTTCCCAATCCTGTTAATCCTCTTAATCCTGTCCAAATTCCGCCTCCGCCCGCGCTCACCCCTCCCCCAGATTCCGCTTCAACAACGCCACGAGTTCGTTCGGCTTCTTCACCACCACCGCCGCCCCGCTCACCTCGATTAAGCCCGCTTCGCGAAACCGCCCGAGCGTCCGCGACAACGTCTCCGCCGTCGTGCTCAGCTCCGCCGCCAGCACCCGCTTCGTACCGCCGAGTTTCACCGTCACCGTTTTCCCGATACCGCCCGCGCTCGATGCCGCCGACAGCCGCTTCACCAGCCAGTTGGCCAGCCGCGTCTCCACATCCTTGAGCGTCAGATCGTCCAGCAACCCGACGAGCACCCGCAAATGCTGGCTCATCGAGCCCAGCATCCGCATCGCCAGATCCGGCCGCTTCGCCACCAGCGCGAGAAACTCCGTCTTCGGAATTAAGAGCACCGAGCTCGTCTCCACCGCGCGCGCATTCGCCGGATAACCCGTCGGCGACGCCAGCGCCGCCTCCGCCAGCGACTCCCCCGCGCGAAAAACATAAATCACCTGCTCCTTCCCCGTCGCGCTCACACGGTGAACGTTGATCGCCCCGCGCTGCACCACATAAAACCCCTCCGCCGCTTCGCCCTCGTGGAAAAGATACGCGTCTTTCTCCAGCGACTTCACCCGCACCAGCCCCGCGATCGCCGCCACATCCGCCTCCGGCAATCCGCTGAACAACTGGCTCCCGCGCAACGTCAGCGCCAGCCCCGCCCCGCGCAACGCCGCCATCGGCTCTCCCGCTTTTTTCTCGGTCGCATCCTTCGCTCGCGTGGTCGGCATCATCCGTATCTCTCCGGCTTCACCGGCAAAACTCAACGCCCCATTTCCCCCGGCGCGAAACGCACCTCCCACGCCCCATCGCCCCGCCGCGTCACCTCCGCCGAAAACCCGTCCGCCTTCAACCGCTCGATCAACGGCGACGGCAAAAACGGCGCGATCACGACCAGCGCCTGCCCCGCCGCGAGCCCCTTCACCGCCGCGAACAGCTGCGGCCTCGGCTCGATCCCTTCCGCGATCAACGGCCGCACATCCATCACCCGATCCTTCGGCGCGCCGCTCATAACTCGTCCATCTCCTTCCACCCAAGTTCCTCGCACGCCGCCCGCGTCATCATCGCCGGTGTCCACTGCGGCTCCCACGTCAGCTGCACCTTCACCGTCCGCCCGCCGCCGATCCGCTCCAGCACGCTCTGCACGCCTCCCATGATCACGTCACCCGCCGGACAATACGGCGACGTCAGCGTCATCACCGCCGTCACCTGCGCGTCGGAAATCTGCACATCGTAGATCAAACCGAGCGCCACAATGCTCAACCCAAACTCCGGGTCGAGGATCGTCCCCAGTTCTGCCATCGCGCTCTCGTGCGTCAAAATCTCCGTTGGTTTTTTCATAAAAAGGTAGGGCGGGTTAGCCTTAACCCCGCCGCGTTCGACACGCGCAAATGCCCCAGCACCCGCGCCGCATTCATCGCGAAAAAACTTACCCCGCCCGCCAGCATCCACGCGCCCGCGCTCACCACCACCACCGACTCCATCATCGCCCCCACACCGAGCGCCATCACGCCCGCGACATGCAGCCCCAGCCACGCGCGCTCCCACCCCGCATTCCCCAACGTGTGCGCCGCCGGCACCGCCACGCGCCCCACCTTCGGCCCATACGCCCGCATCCACACGAGAAACGGCACAATCTTGCACAGCATCCCCATCACCATCAGCGCCATCGCCCCGCCAATAATCGCCACGCCATAACCCATCGCCCCCCGCAGCGCCGCCACCCCCGGCTCCGCCCACACCAACACCCCGCCCACGATCACACTCACGCCCACCGCCCCCGCCCCCGCCACAAACGCCTTCAACCCCGGCTCCAGCCTCCGCTTCCGACGCGCGCCGAGCGTCGCCACGAGCTCGATACCGCTCAGCGCCACGCCCACCGCGATCCCCGCTGCGCCCGCCCACACCAACTCACTCCGCTCCATCACCAACCCACCCGCCAGCCCGACCAGCCCCGCCTGCGTACCCACTAGCCCTGCCGCCACCCGCCACGGCCTCCGCACTTCTCCGAGCGTGAACATCGGCACCAGCTGAAACGCCACGCCCTGCACCAAGGTCAGAAAAAATCCCGCCAGCCCCGCGTGTGCATGCGCCCGCAACAATCCCAGCGGCGACACCGGCACACTCAGCCCGAGTTTCATCGCCGCCAGCAACAACCCGCCCAACACCGTCAACACCAGCCACCCGCCAGCCAGCGGCAGACTCCACCCGATCGCATCCCGCCGCTTCGCCCGCGCAAACGTCACCCACACGTTCGCCGAAAACAAAATCACCCCCATCGCCACCGCCGCACCTCCCGCCGCCGCCACGTCCATTCTTCCCGTCAAAAATCCCGCCACCATCGCCGGCACTCCGGCCGCATGCAGCCCGAGATGCCCCCACGTCACCCGCTCCCACGCCAACGGCTCGCCCAGCACCACCGGCGTCAGTTGATACGTCGCGCCAAAACACACGCTCAACAAAAACCCCGGCAGCCACAGATGCGCCAGCGCCACCACCCGCGGATGCAGATGCGGCTGCAACACGAGCGACGGCTCCCACGCCAGCCACGCGCACGCCGTCACCAGCGCCACCAGCCCGAAGCCGATAAACCCCAGCGGCAGCCGCGCCCCTCCCACCAACGGCATCGGCCCATTCGTCTTCATAATTTTATTCCGATGGAGGCGCGACGCCCTCGTCGCGCATTCGCATCACCGCACATGTGTCATCATCCGCGTTCAACGCTTCACCCGCGCCGCAGCGTCGTCACCCAGCTCCCATCGCTCTGCTGCTCGCTCTGATAACGCACACCGCGCGTCTCCAGCTCCGGATACAGATGCAACGGCTTCCGGTCCGTCCGCGCTTTCAGCGTCCCCCCGCACTTCAACTCCTCCACCGCCGTCAAAATCACCAGCATCGGGTGCGGCGGCTCCAACCCACGTGCATCGATTTCGCCATTCACCACCGTTGTATCGACAGCCGCATGTGCGCTCCGCGCCAAGTCCTGTGCGTGATTCCCACACCCACCGCTCACCGGCGGCGGCGTCACCGCGCCCTGCTTGCCAGCCGCCACCCGCGAGATCTTCACCTGAAACACCTCCGGCCCCGCCACCAGATGCTCCCACGTGAACTCCCCCGGAAAGATCGTCGCAAACTGATAGTACAGCGGCACCGGATCATGGTCATTCACGAGCACGAAGTGCGCGCCCACCGGCAGCTCCTTCCAGCGCTGGATGATCTGCGCGTGCTTCACACGGCAGGGGATGGAACGCACATCGAAGTGCGTGAGATCGATTTCGTTGGTCGTCGTATTCATGAGGAAGAAATTTTCGCCGCCTGCTCCGCGCCTAGCGTCAGCAACATCGTGAACGGCCCATGGCTCGCCCGCACCGCGTGCGGATGATCCGGCGGCATGTGCAGCAACGCGCCCGCCTCCAGACGCGTCCACTGACCGTTGAAAAAGAAATCGCACGCCCCGCTCAACACCTGCACCAGCGCCCTCCGCTTGCTCGAATGCCCTGTCAGCTCCTGCCCTTGGTCAAAACTAAACAACACCACCCGCAGCTCCGCACTCTGCACCAGCGTCCGGCTCACGATTCCCGCCGCCGAAATCTCAGCCGCCCCCGCCAGGGTGATCGCGGCCGCATCAGTCGTCGGTAGCAAAGTCGTGTGGCTCATGTCGCCGCCACTCTAGTCCGCACGCCACGCTCACGCCTTGATCCGCATCAAGCCCCGCGCGCTTTCCATCCGCCTCCACAGATCGCTATGCACAAGCCCCGCGTTAAAAAGATCCCGCCCTTCCAGCTCAAAACCCGCCGCCACCAGCGCCTCGTCCGGCGGCGTCAACCGCGACGCCTCCAACTTCACCGCCGCTCGAAAAAACGAATACATCAGCCGGTGGACCAGCCTCCCTCGCAATCGCCGCAACCCGCTTGGCGGCAGACAAAAATCCGTCAGCAGCCAGCATCCGCCGTCCGAAACCTGGCCCGCGATTCCCGCCACCACGCCCGCCAGCTCCGCCGCCCCGAAACAATCCAGCACGAACGGCGTGATCACCGCATCAAACTCCGCCCCGCCCTCCACCGTCCTCTCGCGCTCTCCCAGCCAGCTCCTCACATCCGCGTGAACCCACTCGATCCCCTCGCTTGAAAGTCCCTGCCGCGCCAGCCGCCTCTGCGCCGCCGCGATCATGCCCGCACTCGCCTCGACCACCGTCACGCGCTGCCGCGACCAGCGACGCCGCATCACTTCCAGCGTCCGCCCAGGCCCTTCGCCCACGATCAACACCCGCCGCCGCTCACGCAGCGCATCCAGCCACCGCGTCCGCGCCTGCTGCAACACCCGCCCCGCGAGCACCGCCTCCATCCACCGATAATGCGGCGCGAGCCGGTCGAAACTCATTCCGCGCGACATCACTCCACCGCCCTTCCGCCTCGATTCCAAATCACCCACGCCACCGCCGCGCCCACCGCATACGCCACCACATCCCACCCGTCAGCGACTCCATACTGCGGCATCATCCACGGCCCGGCTCCTTCGCAAATCACCGCCCAGATCACTGTGTGCGCGCCCACTTCCCTCCACGTCGGCGCACGATCATCCGCCCGCCAGCCAAACAGCCGGTAACTCCACAACAACCACGGCAGCGCCGCCGGGATCACCAGCACGTCATTGAAATGACTGTGGAAAAATCCCGGCCCCACCTGCGGCTTGATCACAAAACGATTCAGCGCGTACAGCGCCCACGCGCTCACGCACACCGGATCGAATCCATAGCGAAAACGTTTCACGTCACAGCAGCGCGAACATCAAAAAACCCGCGCCGATGGCCAGGCCCAGCTGCCCGATGATCGGGACGAAACGAAGAAATGTCTGTGGTGTGTTCATAGGAAAATAGTCGAAATCAAAAATGCCCGCATCGCTCGTGCGCGCTCGTTCGCTCGTCATGTTGCATCCTGCTTCCGCGCCAGCCAGCCCGGCTCGCGTTGATGCTCATCCTCCCAGCGCAGCCGCCGCGCCGACAGGATCGCCGCACGCCCCAAATAGCCCACGATCTTCCGCTCCTCGCCGCGCGCCACCACCGGCAGCCGCCCGATGTCATGCTGGTGCATCCGCGTCACCGCATCATGCAGATCCTCATCCGGAAACGCCGTCACGAGCTCCGTGCTCGCCACCTCATCCAGCCGCCGCGCGCCGTTTCCTCGCGCCAGCGCATGGAGAAGATCTTTCCGCGTGATGATTCCCACCAGCCCCCGCTCCTCATCCGCCACCAGCAGCGCCTGATGATGGCTCGTCTCCGGATCGTGGTTACCGATCCGGTCCGCCAGCGCGTTCACCGTCATCGCCGACGACACCGTTTGCGGCACCGGCTCCATCACCGCCGACACCCGCACATGCGCGAACACATCCACATCGAACTCCGCCGGCACGCTTACGCCTCGCTGCGTCACCGGTGCCGTCATGATCGAATGCTGCGACAACAACCGCGCCGTGAACAACGCCCCCGTCGCCGCCGTCGCCACCGGCCACAGCACCCCGCTCTGCTGCGTGATCTCCACCCCCAGCACGATCGACGCGAAAAACGCCCGCGATCCCCCCGCGAAAAACGCCACCATCCCCGCCAATGCCGCCAGCCCCGGCGACACACCAACTCCTCCCACGCGCTCCACCAGCGCCCCCGTCATCACGCCCACGCCGCCGCCCACCATCAGCATCGGCGCCAGCGTCCCGCCCGAGCTTCCACTCCCGAGCGAGATCACCCACGCCGCCAGCTTGCACCCGCAGATCACCGCCACCGCCATCAACGAAAAATGCCCGCCCAGCAGCCCCGCGATCTCCTCATACCCCGCCCCGAAAATCCGCGGCTGCCACCACCCGATCACGCCGACGATCAACCCGCCGACCACCGGCCGCCACATCCACGACCCGCCCAGCTTCGCAAAAATCGCCTCCGCCCCATGCACCGCAGCCGTCGCCGCGACGGCCAGCGCTCCCGCCACCACTCCGATCGCCACCAGCGGCAGCCAGTCGTGAAACGCCACCGCCCCGACCTCCCCCATAGGAAACACCGCGCCCGCTTCGCCCCAGGCCACCCGCAACGCCTGCGCAAACGTCGCCGCCAGCATCACCGGCACCAGCGACCGCGCCTTGAACTCGAATAACAACAACTCCACCGCCAGCAACGTAGCCGCCAGCGGACTACCAAACACCGCCGTCATCGCCGCCGCCCCGCCCGCACAAAGCAAAATCTTCCGCTCCACCGCCGTCAGCGTCAGCGCCTGCCCGAGCAACGATCCGATCGCCCCGCCCATCGCGATCACCGGCCCCTCCGCCCCATACGGCCCGCCCGTCCCGATCGAGATCGCCGAGCCCACCGGCTTCAGCAACGCCACCCGCGGCGCGATCCGGCTCCTGTTCGTCAGCACCTGCTCCATCACCTCCGGAATCCCATGCCCCAAAATCCCCCGCGTTCCCCACCGCGCCAGCGCCACAATCAACACCGCCCCCACCACCGGCACCGCGATCACCCACGCGCCCCATCCATGCCCCGCCGGTGAAACCAACTCCATCTCCACTCTGCCATAAAACGCCGCGTTCGTGATCAGCCCGATCAGCGCCAGCAATCCATGCGCCGCCACCGTCGCCGCTCCCGCGATCGCCAGCGCCAGCACGCACAACAGCACCGGCCGCTGCGCGCTCGCCTGAGCCACCGGCATCGCCCGCGACATCACGCGCCTTCCTCCTGCGCCGCCGTCACCACAGCCGACAACACCGCCGCCAGCTCCGGTCCCACCCGCTTCAACTCCGCGCGATGCACCGCCGTCAGCTTCTCCAAAAGCCTCAGCCCCTTCGCCGTCACCGTCAGCAACACCTGCCGCCCATCCTCGGCCGACACCGCCCGCTTCATGAGCCCCGCCGTCTCCAGCCGGTCCACCAGCTCCACCGTGCTGTGATGCCGCAGCTGCAACCGCTCCGCCAGCTCGCCCACCGTCAGCTCCTCGCGCCCCGGCATTCCCTGCACCGCCAGCAACGCCTGATGCTGCTGCGGCGTCACTCCCGCTTCCGATGTCGCTTCTTCGCTGAACCGCAAAAACCGCCTCAACGAATAACGCCATGCCGCCAGCTTCTCGTAATCCGCTTTGCTGAACGCTCTCACACTCGAAGTCTGCACGGCTGCTTTGGGCATAAAGATATATCGCTATGCGATACTTCAAGAAAGCCAAGCCGCTTTTCTTTTCCTCGCTGCCTCACGTTCCCAATAGCTTCCACCCCCACCCGCACACCCCGCACGCCGCCAGCACCGCGATCATCCCGCCCTTCCACCGCTGGAGCGCCGCGAACGCCACCGCCGCCAGCCCCACCGCAAACCAGTCGATCACCCCTTCGCGCGGGTGAAAAACCTGCCACCCAAACCACACCGCCAGGTTCAGCACCACGCCCACCACCGCTGCTGTCACCGCCGCCAGCGCTCCGCTCAATGCCGCATTCCCCCGCACCCGCTCCAGATACGGCGCCCCGAGAAAAATCCACAGGAAACACGGCACGAACGTCGTCCACGTCGTGATCGCCGCGCCCAGCGTCGCCGCCATCAGCGGACTCATCTCCCCCGGCTGATTCCACCCGCCGAGAAATCCCACAAACTGCACCACCATGATCAGCGGCCCCGGCGTCGTCTCCGCCAGCCCCAGCCCATCCAGCATCTGCGCCGCCGTCAGCCAGCCCTGCACCTCCACCGCCTGCTGCCCCACGTAAGGGAGCACCGCATACGCCCCGCCAAACGTCACCATCGCCGTCTGGCTGAAGAAGACCCCTTCCTTCGCCAGCGTCCCGTCCCACCCCTGCCACAGCCCCGCCACCATCACCGGCGTCCACCACAACACCAGCGACACACCGAGCACCTTCACCGCCCGACCGACCGATGCCCGCGCATGATCCGGCACCGCCTCCATCAGCTCCCCATCCGCCCCCGCGCCGCCAAACCCCTTCAACCCCGCCCGCGCCGAGACAAATCCGATCGCCAGCGCCCCGACCACCACCGCAGGAAACGGCACGCGCAGGAAAAAAATCGCAACAAACGCCCCCGCCGCCAGCGCCCAGTGCCCCGGCGTCTTCAAAGCCCGTTTCCCGATCCTCAGCACCGCCGCCGCGACCACCGCCGTCACCGCCGGCTTCAATCCATAAAACGCCCCCGCCAGCCACCCCGTGTGCCCAAAACTCACATACACCCAGCTCAGCGCCCACAACAGCAACGCCGCCGGCAGCACGAACAACACCCCCGCCACGATCCCACCCCACGTCCGGTGCAGCAGCCATCCGCAATAAACCGCCAGCTGCGTCGCCTCCGGTCCCGGCAGCAGCATGCAAAAATTCAACGCATGCAAAAACCGCTTCTCCCCGATCCACCCCTTCCGCTCCACCAGCTCCTCATGCATGATCGCGATCTGCCCCGCCGGCCCGCCAAAGCTGATGAACCCCAGCTTCAGCCAGAACTTCAGCGCTTCACGAAAAGAGGGACGTGCAACTGCCTGTGACATGCCGCCCGCGAGCGTCCGCAGATGCCGCTCTCACGCAAGCCCCGGCCTCCCACGTGTCGCCGATGTCACCCATCCGCAACTTTCCCCCCTGCCGCGCTTGTGCCCGGCACCGACTGCGCCGATATAACAGCAGTCCCGATCCCCCAACGGCCCCCGCCCCATGCGGCCCTTCCCAGCTTACCGCCTATCCGTCCGGCTTCTCACCCTCTGTGCGTTTCTGTGCCTCGCTCCCGGCGCTTTCGCACAGCCCGACCGCGATCGCTTCGCGCGCCCCCTCGTCATCCCCACCCACACGGATAACTACCCGTACTCCTTCGTCGGTGCCTCCGGCCAGCCCGAGGGCTTCACCGTCGAACTCCTCGACGCCGTCGCCCGCACGATGAGCCTCAAAATCGAGCGCCCCCTCCTCCCGTCGCAAAATTTCAAGGACGGCCTCGTCTCCGGCCGCTACGACATCCTCCAGGTTTACTCCTTCGATCCCAGCCGCGAATCCTTTGCCGCCTTCTCCACGTCCTACCTCACCCTCCAGGGCTCCCTCTTCGTCAACCGCCACGCAGGCCTCCGCTCGCACGACGACCTCCCCGGCCGCGAGATCGTCATCGTCGGCCCCGGCAGCCCCGGCGACCAGTACATGCGCGAGTACGCCCCCGCGTCCCGCATCACCTACCTCGGCGGCGCGCAAGAAGCTCTTCACCACCTCGAAGCAGGCACCCGCCAGGTCGTCTTCCTCACCCGGCTCACCGCCCTCTCCGTCATCGAGCACTACGGCCTCAAAAATGTCGTCCCCCTCGATCCCCCACTCCACGGCGCCGACGTCCGCTTCTGCTTCGCCGTCCGCCGCGACGACACCGAACTCCTCACCCGCCTCAACGAGGGCCTCGCCATCCTCCATCGCACCGGCGAATTCAACCGCCTCTACGAAAAGTGGTTCAACCGCGTCGAACCCCGCAAAATCTCCCGCCAGCAGGCCGCCTTCATCGCCTTCCCTCTCCTCCTGATCGCCCTCGCCGTCGCCCTCTACGCCTGGTGGCACCAGCGCCAGCTCCGCACCCGTCTCGCCCGCCAGTCCGCCGAACTCGCCGAAAGCCGCGCCCTCCTCGCCGAGGCCCAGGCCTTCGCCCACCTCGGCCACTGGCGCCGCACTTTCGGCCCTCCCGACACCGTCATGTGGTCCGATGAAACGTTCCGTATTCACGAACTCGATCCCGCCTCCGGCCCGCCAAAAACCTTCGACGAGCTCGCCGCCACCGCCCTCCCCGCCGACTCCGCCCGCTGGCGCGCCTCCGTCGAACGCGCCATGCGCGAAAAATTCTCTTACCAGCTCGACCTCGCCATCGAGCCCCGCCCCGGCCTCCGCAAATTCATCCATATCCGCGGCCGTTCCCAGACCGACTCCTCCGGCCGCGTCACCGCCGTCTTCGGCACCGTCCAGGATATCACCGCCCGCCGCGCCGCCGAGCTCGCCCGCCAGGAATCCGAACAACTCCTTCGCGCCCTATACGACAACCTCCCCAACGCCCTCGGCGTCCTCGACCGCACGGCCACCGGCTGGGAACTCGTCTCCCTCAACCCCGAAGCCGTCCGCCTCACCGGCCTCGCCGACCTGTCCACCATCGGCGAACCCGAAACCGCTTCCCTCTCCAAAGAAGCCTGGTGGCGCGACCTCCTCGCCCGCGCCGACTCCGCCACCTCCCCCGTCCGCTTCCAGTTCCAACGCGACGACCTCCGCCGCGAATTCGCCGCCACCCTCGTTCCCCTCCGCGCCCCCGACGGCCACCCCCGCTGCTGCTTCCTCATCGAGGACATCACCGACCGCAACATCCGCGACGCTGAGATCGCCCAGGGCCGCCGCCTCCGCGCCATCGGCGAAATGGTCGGCGGCATCGCCCACGAATTTAACAACCTCCTCACCCCCATCCTCATCACCGCCGACGCCCTCGCCAGCGATCCCCGCTCCGATCCCGCCCACCAGGCTGAACACAAACTCATCGCCGACACCGCCCGCCGCGCCTCCGGCCTCACCCGCCGCCTCCTCACCTTCGAGCGTAAAGCCGACCGTAAGGCCGAACTCGTCAACCTTCACACCGTCGTCGAGGCCAACCTCGATCTCCTCCGCCACACCGCCGACCGCCGTATCCGCCTCTCCAACACTCTCGGCGCCGACCTCCCCGCCCTCCACCTCGACACCGGCGATCTCAACCAGATCGTCCTCAACCTCCTTCTCAACGCCCGCGACACCCTCGACGAGAAACTCACCCTCCCGTCCGCCCCCGGCTGGCAGCCCTCCATCACCCTCGACGCCGCCACCCTCCCCGCCTCCGCCACCACTCCCCAAGACGCCACTCACTCCACACCCGACCACTGGCTCCGCCTCGCCGTCACCGACAACGGCCTCGGCATGTCCCCCGCCATCATCGAGCGC from Nibricoccus aquaticus includes:
- a CDS encoding cysteine desulfurase; amino-acid sequence: MSAIAILPVLKLPPRVETLGWKDVRADFPVLHQHVGTKPLVYLDNAATTHKPRSVIDVLSRFYEADNSNVHRGLHALSMRATDGYEAARARAAKFINAAAPEEIVFTRGTTESINLVAQSWGVANLKAGDVILLTEMEHHSNLVPWQLVAQRTGATIRYVPVVGENAELGLDLDALDKLLTPEVKLFAFTHISNTLGVINPVADLCARAKKVGAITVIDAAQSSGHEPLDVQAIGCDFLAFSGHKMAAPTGIGVLWGRRELLDAMPPWQGGGGMISVVEFSGSKWKPSPERFEAGTPNVADAIGLHAAMDYLDNLGREKIAAHDDGLAEKAYAALSELPGIRILGPKGKRGGLVSFALKDAHAHDVVTFADQDGIALRGGHHCNQPLMKKLGLPSTVRASFYVYNTPSDIDALVTSMRRIVKFFS
- a CDS encoding Crp/Fnr family transcriptional regulator, translated to MMPTTRAKDATEKKAGEPMAALRGAGLALTLRGSQLFSGLPEADVAAIAGLVRVKSLEKDAYLFHEGEAAEGFYVVQRGAINVHRVSATGKEQVIYVFRAGESLAEAALASPTGYPANARAVETSSVLLIPKTEFLALVAKRPDLAMRMLGSMSQHLRVLVGLLDDLTLKDVETRLANWLVKRLSAASSAGGIGKTVTVKLGGTKRVLAAELSTTAETLSRTLGRFREAGLIEVSGAAVVVKKPNELVALLKRNLGEG
- a CDS encoding DUF2249 domain-containing protein; the encoded protein is MSGAPKDRVMDVRPLIAEGIEPRPQLFAAVKGLAAGQALVVIAPFLPSPLIERLKADGFSAEVTRRGDGAWEVRFAPGEMGR
- a CDS encoding metal-sulfur cluster assembly factor; translated protein: MKKPTEILTHESAMAELGTILDPEFGLSIVALGLIYDVQISDAQVTAVMTLTSPYCPAGDVIMGGVQSVLERIGGGRTVKVQLTWEPQWTPAMMTRAACEELGWKEMDEL
- a CDS encoding DUF2249 domain-containing protein, giving the protein MNTTTNEIDLTHFDVRSIPCRVKHAQIIQRWKELPVGAHFVLVNDHDPVPLYYQFATIFPGEFTWEHLVAGPEVFQVKISRVAAGKQGAVTPPPVSGGCGNHAQDLARSAHAAVDTTVVNGEIDARGLEPPHPMLVILTAVEELKCGGTLKARTDRKPLHLYPELETRGVRYQSEQQSDGSWVTTLRRG
- a CDS encoding cupin domain-containing protein yields the protein MSHTTLLPTTDAAAITLAGAAEISAAGIVSRTLVQSAELRVVLFSFDQGQELTGHSSKRRALVQVLSGACDFFFNGQWTRLEAGALLHMPPDHPHAVRASHGPFTMLLTLGAEQAAKISSS
- a CDS encoding class I SAM-dependent methyltransferase, with translation MSFDRLAPHYRWMEAVLAGRVLQQARTRWLDALRERRRVLIVGEGPGRTLEVMRRRWSRQRVTVVEASAGMIAAAQRRLARQGLSSEGIEWVHADVRSWLGERERTVEGGAEFDAVITPFVLDCFGAAELAGVVAGIAGQVSDGGCWLLTDFCLPPSGLRRLRGRLVHRLMYSFFRAAVKLEASRLTPPDEALVAAGFELEGRDLFNAGLVHSDLWRRMESARGLMRIKA
- a CDS encoding chloride channel protein translates to MSRAMPVAQASAQRPVLLCVLALAIAGAATVAAHGLLALIGLITNAAFYGRVEMELVSPAGHGWGAWVIAVPVVGAVLIVALARWGTRGILGHGIPEVMEQVLTNRSRIAPRVALLKPVGSAISIGTGGPYGAEGPVIAMGGAIGSLLGQALTLTAVERKILLCAGGAAAMTAVFGSPLAATLLAVELLLFEFKARSLVPVMLAATFAQALRVAWGEAGAVFPMGEVGAVAFHDWLPLVAIGVVAGALAVAATAAVHGAEAIFAKLGGSWMWRPVVGGLIVGVIGWWQPRIFGAGYEEIAGLLGGHFSLMAVAVICGCKLAAWVISLGSGSSGGTLAPMLMVGGGVGVMTGALVERVGGVGVSPGLAALAGMVAFFAGGSRAFFASIVLGVEITQQSGVLWPVATAATGALFTARLLSQHSIMTAPVTQRGVSVPAEFDVDVFAHVRVSAVMEPVPQTVSSAMTVNALADRIGNHDPETSHHQALLVADEERGLVGIITRKDLLHALARGNGARRLDEVASTELVTAFPDEDLHDAVTRMHQHDIGRLPVVARGEERKIVGYLGRAAILSARRLRWEDEHQREPGWLARKQDAT
- a CDS encoding MarR family winged helix-turn-helix transcriptional regulator is translated as MPKAAVQTSSVRAFSKADYEKLAAWRYSLRRFLRFSEEATSEAGVTPQQHQALLAVQGMPGREELTVGELAERLQLRHHSTVELVDRLETAGLMKRAVSAEDGRQVLLTVTAKGLRLLEKLTAVHRAELKRVGPELAAVLSAVVTAAQEEGA
- the chrA gene encoding chromate efflux transporter, producing the protein MSQAVARPSFREALKFWLKLGFISFGGPAGQIAIMHEELVERKGWIGEKRFLHALNFCMLLPGPEATQLAVYCGWLLHRTWGGIVAGVLFVLPAALLLWALSWVYVSFGHTGWLAGAFYGLKPAVTAVVAAAVLRIGKRALKTPGHWALAAGAFVAIFFLRVPFPAVVVGALAIGFVSARAGLKGFGGAGADGELMEAVPDHARASVGRAVKVLGVSLVLWWTPVMVAGLWQGWDGTLAKEGVFFSQTAMVTFGGAYAVLPYVGQQAVEVQGWLTAAQMLDGLGLAETTPGPLIMVVQFVGFLGGWNQPGEMSPLMAATLGAAITTWTTFVPCFLWIFLGAPYLERVRGNAALSGALAAVTAAVVGVVLNLAVWFGWQVFHPREGVIDWFAVGLAAVAFAALQRWKGGMIAVLAACGVCGWGWKLLGT